Proteins encoded together in one Drosophila albomicans strain 15112-1751.03 chromosome 2R, ASM965048v2, whole genome shotgun sequence window:
- the LOC117574093 gene encoding splicing factor 3A subunit 1 gives MPSLDADVSNEQFNNEQSKPMSGPIVGIIYPPPEVRNIVDKTASFVARNGPEFEARIRQNELGNPKFNFLNGGDPYHAYYRHKVNEFREGNDAGLTAVAGLKQLAVSSAAQQRQQEILKQVVEQQFVPKEPPAEFEFIADPPSIAAMDLDIVKLTAQFVARNGRQFLTNLMSREQRNFQFDFLRPQHSLFQYFTKLLEQYTKVLIPPKDLLTKLRFESSPGRASQVKVLEQVKYRANWQRHQEAQRRREEEKIERERVAYAQIDWHDFVVVETVDYQPFESGNFPPPTNPDEVGARVLMEERLLEEEGDIEMQIESDDEDDSPLASHLDSGVKLSQMENRVGIQMKNATAYGQPANAKRDNTQVQDMDEASSDEDTPTTKMQPSVAPMLPPTHDKVVVKKYDPKATQPKPAPVATDEYLISPITGEKIPASKVSEHMRIGLLDPRWVEQRDKHTVEKINQDNVFAAGTAIEASLKQLAERRTDIFGVGDEETVIGKKLGEEETKKDDRVTWDGHTSSVEAATRAARANITLEDQIHQIHKVKGLLHDEEKEKIGPKPVGNKATLSAPPQPSSSKNQHSNHPHSQPQHHQGGGGGGGHHHPPPHHHHQSHPPPSSMHQHQQHQQQPPPHNMPPAGNPVMMMQRPPMMPTPYGGGPGGYMNMPSGGGPPQISPAPPVEIMPMEDEPPTKKIRSEDNLIPEAEFISLHKSPVTIQVQVPNTDKSEWKLNGQMIAVTLALTDPIANLKAKLQDETGMPPAKQKIFYEGMFFKDNNTMAFYNLLSGTTVHLQVKERGGRKK, from the exons ATGCCCTCACTAGATGCAGATGTCTCCAACGAGCAATTCAACAATGAGCAGTCCAAACCAATGTCTGGTCCAATCGTGGGCATTATTTACCCGCCCCCGGAAGTTAGAA ATATTGTCGACAAAACCGCTAGTTTTGTTGCCCGCAATGGACCCGAGTTTGAGGCTCGCATCCGGCAAAACGAATTAGGAAACCCAAagtttaactttttaaatggAGGTGATCCCTATCACGCATACTATAGACACAAGGTCAATGAGTTTCGGGAAGGCAATG ATGCTGGCTTAACGGCAGTCGCGGGTCTCAAGCAACTGGCTGTGAGCAGTGCAGctcagcagcggcagcaggaGATATTAAAGCAGGTGGTCGAGCAGCAGTTTGTGCCTAAAGAGCCTCCAGCGGAGTTTGAATTCATTGCCGATCCGCCCTCCATTGCAGCTATGGATTT gGATATTGTAAAGCTAACCGCTCAATTTGTGGCCCGAAATGGTCGACAGTTTCTTACAAATTTGATGAGTCGCGAACAAAGAAATTTCCAATTTGATTTTCTGAGGCCGCAGCATTCGCTGTTTCAATACTTTACCAAGCTGCTGGAACAGTACACCAAAGTGCTGATACCGCCAAAGGATTTGCTGACCAAGCTACGTTTCGAAAGTTCTCCGGGCCGTGCCAGTCAGGTTAAAGTGCTTGAGCAGGTCAAATACCGCGCCAACTGGCAACGACATCAGGAGGCACAACGCCGCCGGGAAGAGGAGAAAATTGAACGTGAACGTGTTGCTTATGCACAGATTGATTGGCATGACTTCGTCGTTGTGGAGACGGTGGATTATCAACCGTTTGAGAGCGGCAACTTTCCGCCACCAACCAATCCTGATGAAGTTGGCGCTCGTGTGCTCATGGAGGAGCGTCTATTGGAGGAGGAAGGTgacattgaaatgcaaattgaatccGACGATGAGGATGACTCGCCATTGGCCAGTCACCTGGACAGTGGCGTTAAGTTGTCACAAATGGAGAATCGTGTGGGCATCCAGATGAAGAATGCCACCGCTTATGGACAACCGGCGAATGCCAAGCGTGACAACACACAGGTACAAGATATGGACGAAGCTTCCAGCGATGAGGATACACCAACTACAAAGATGCAGCCATCTGTGGCGCCCATGTTGCCGCCAACGCATGACAAGGTCGTGGTCAAGAAATACGATCCCAAGGCAACGCAGCCCAAGCCAGCGCCCGTGGCAACCGACGAATATCTTATATCGCCCATTACAGGCGAGAAGATTCCAGCTTCCAAGGTATCGGAGCATATGCGCATTGGTTTGCTCGATCCTCGCTGGGTGGAGCAGCGTGACAAGCACACGGTTGAAAAGATCAATCAGGACAATGTATTTGCTGCTGGCACTGCTATCGAGGCAAGTTTGAAGCAGTTGGCCGAACGACGTACGGATATCTTTGGTGTGGGCGATGAGGAAACTGTTATTGGCAAGAAACTGGGCGAGGAAGAGACCAAAAAGGATGATCGTGTCACCTGGGATGGTCATACGTCCAGTGTGGAGGCAGCAACGCGTGCAGCTCGTGCCAATATTACGCTGGAAGATCAAATCCATCAAATACACAAGGTTAAGGGTCTGCTTCACGacgaagagaaagagaaaattgGACCCAAGCCAGTGGGAAACAAGGCAACGCTATCGGCGCCACCGCAGCCATCCTCTTCGAAGAATCAGCACAGCAATCATCCGCACAGCCAGCCACAGCATCACCAAGGTGGTGGTGGAGGTGGCGGTCATCACCATCCGCCaccccatcatcatcatcagtcgCATCCACCGCCATCATCGatgcatcaacatcaacagcatcagcagcagccgccgccacACAACATGCCACCTGCTGGCAATCcggtgatgatgatgcagcGACCTCCCATGATGC ctaCTCCTTATGGTGGGGGTCCTGGTGGCTACATGAATATGCCATCTGGCGGTGGTCCACCGCAGATTTCACCGGCGCCGCCAGTTGAGATTATGCCCATGGAAGATGAGCCGCCCACTAAGAAGATACGTTCCGAAGATAATCTCATACCGGAGGCAGAATTCATTTCCTTGCACAAG AGTCCTGTAACTATTCAAGTGCAAGTGCCGAACACGGACAAATCGGAATGGAAGCTGAATGGTCAAATGATTGCCGTGACGTTGGCGCTAACTGATCCCATTGCCAACCTCAAGGCAAAGCTGCAGGACGAAACGGGCATGCCACCCGCAAAGCAAAAGATATTCTACGAG GGCATGTTCTTCAAAGACAACAATACCATGGCTTTCTATAATCTGCTCAGCGGCACCACCGTCCATCTCCAAGTCAAGGAGCGTGGTGGTCGCAAGAAGTAA
- the LOC117574094 gene encoding xylulose kinase isoform X2, whose product MPQQEQGSQQTFLGFDLSTQKLKAILLGSDLSVVASAEVKFDSDLPEFRTTGGANAGPNKFEFFVQPVMWVKAMDIVLDRLVMQEVDLGTVVAISGSAQQHGSVYWSKHGIAALQNLDSNKFLHAQVDDSAFVVNRTPIWMDASTSKQCLEMETAIGGMSKMVELTGSKCYERFTGPQIRKIYQQRTHAYEDAKRISLVSSFLASLFLGKVAPIDYADGSGMNLLDIRKKTWSKACLNACAPDLEERLCEPVSGFTILGKVSDYFVQRFCFSENCQVVACTGDNPSALAGMIVDQNWLSVSLGTSDTLMMSLIEPPNLEQGHVLCHPTEIQQYMGLLCFRNGSLVREAMNKSETNGNWEKFNELLESTPRGNFGNMAIHFDEMEIIPKAKGTLRWNKDIDINSADAKKGVLKFSSPQIEIRALIEGQMLHHRAIAEDMGFLFGSESKILATGGASVNKSILQVIADVFNAPVYQQTESEAALVGAAYRAAYACYISANDTKDIKSYRDYILSLTPNLLKLVCEPNKDSESIYVPMLQRYRDMASILESQ is encoded by the exons ATGCCTCAACAGGAGCAGGGCTCACAACAAACATTCCTCGGCTTTGACTTGAGCACGCAAAAG CTTAAAGCCATTCTATTGGGCTCGGATCTAAGTGTGGTTGCCTCGGCAGAAGTAAAGTTCGACAGTGATTTGCCCGAGTTCCGTACCACAGGAGGCGCCAATGCAGGTCCCAATAAATTCGA GTTCTTTGTGCAGCCCGTCATGTGGGTCAAGGCGATGGACATCGTCTTGGATCGCTTGGTAATGCAGGAAGTTGATTTGGGCACAGTGGTTGCCATCTCTGGCTCTGCACAACAACACGGTTCTGTTTACTGGTCAAAACACGGCATTGCGGCTCTACAAAATCTCGATTCCAATAAGTTTCTGCATGCACAAGTTGATGATTCGGCTTTTGTGGTGAATCGCACTCCCATCTGGATGGATGCATCCACATCGAAGCAGTGTTTGGAAATGGAAACGGCCATTGGCGGCATGTCCAAAATGGTTGAGCTGACAGGTTCGAAATGCTATGAACGCTTCACGGGACCACAAATACGAAAGATCTATCAACAACGCACGCATGCTTATGAGGATGCCAAACGAATCTCTTTGGTTAGCAGTTTTTTAGCTTCGCTATTTCTGGGCAAAGTGGCGCCAATTGATTATGCCGATGGATCGGGCATGAATCTGTTGGATATACGCAAAAAGACCTGGTCTAAGGCTTGCCTCAATGCCTGTGCTCCTGACCTAGAGGAACGCCTGTGCGAACCAGTCAGTGGCTTCACAATTCTTGGCAAGGTGTCCGACTATTTTGTACAACGTTTTTGCTTCTCTGAAAATTGTCAAGTTGTCGCCTGCACTGGAGATAATCCATCGGCGCTGGCCGGCATGATTGTCGATCAGAATTGGCTCAGTGTCTCTCTCGGCACCAGCGACACACTAATGATGAGTCTGATAGAGCCACCAAATTTGGAGCAGGGCCATGTGCTGTGTCATCCAACCGAAATACAGCAATACATGGGTCTGTTATG TTTTAGAAATGGTTCTTTGGTGCGCGAAGCGATGAACAAATCGGAGACTAACGGCAATTGGGAGAAGTTCAATGAGTTGCTGGAGTCGACACCTCGTGGCAATTTTGGCAACATGGCTATTCACTTTGATGAAATGGAAATCATACCGAAGGCAAAAGGAACGCTGCGCTGGAACAAAGATATTGACATCAATTCCGCAGATGCCAAAAAGGGTGTACTCAA aTTCAGCTCGCCTCAAATCGAAATACGTGCGCTAATTGAGGGACAGATGCTGCATCATCGCGCCATTGCCGAGGATATGGGCTTTCTTTTTGGCAGCGAATCCAAAATTCTTGCCACAGGCGGTGCGTCGGTCAACAAATCTATACTGCAAGTCATTGCTGACGTCTTCAATGCACCCGTTTATCAACAG ACTGAGAGTGAGGCTGCACTCGTGGGAGCTGCTTATCGCGCAGCGTATGCCTGCTATATTAGTGCTAATGACACGAAAGATATTAAAAGCTATCGCGACTATATTCTAAGTCTTACGCCAAACCTCCTAAAACTTGTCTGCGAACCAAACAAGGACAGTGAGTCCATATATGTGCCTATGCTGCAGCGATATCGGGACATGGCTTCAATCTTAGAGAGCCAATAA
- the LOC117574094 gene encoding xylulose kinase isoform X1, whose amino-acid sequence MSIMKYTHLQIFVRKVLNKVLFKANLTTERQYCMCNSKFVPETNVEQNFLGFDLSTQKLKAILLGSDLSVVASAEVKFDSDLPEFRTTGGANAGPNKFEFFVQPVMWVKAMDIVLDRLVMQEVDLGTVVAISGSAQQHGSVYWSKHGIAALQNLDSNKFLHAQVDDSAFVVNRTPIWMDASTSKQCLEMETAIGGMSKMVELTGSKCYERFTGPQIRKIYQQRTHAYEDAKRISLVSSFLASLFLGKVAPIDYADGSGMNLLDIRKKTWSKACLNACAPDLEERLCEPVSGFTILGKVSDYFVQRFCFSENCQVVACTGDNPSALAGMIVDQNWLSVSLGTSDTLMMSLIEPPNLEQGHVLCHPTEIQQYMGLLCFRNGSLVREAMNKSETNGNWEKFNELLESTPRGNFGNMAIHFDEMEIIPKAKGTLRWNKDIDINSADAKKGVLKFSSPQIEIRALIEGQMLHHRAIAEDMGFLFGSESKILATGGASVNKSILQVIADVFNAPVYQQTESEAALVGAAYRAAYACYISANDTKDIKSYRDYILSLTPNLLKLVCEPNKDSESIYVPMLQRYRDMASILESQ is encoded by the exons ATGTCAATAATGAAGTACACACATCTGCAAATCttcgt TCGAAAAGTACTTAATAAGGTGCTTTTCAAAGCCAACTTAACTACAGAACGGCAATATTGTATGTGCAATAGTAAGTTTGTACCAGAAACTAACGTAGAACAGAACTTTTTAGGCTTTGACTTGAGCACCCAAAAG CTTAAAGCCATTCTATTGGGCTCGGATCTAAGTGTGGTTGCCTCGGCAGAAGTAAAGTTCGACAGTGATTTGCCCGAGTTCCGTACCACAGGAGGCGCCAATGCAGGTCCCAATAAATTCGA GTTCTTTGTGCAGCCCGTCATGTGGGTCAAGGCGATGGACATCGTCTTGGATCGCTTGGTAATGCAGGAAGTTGATTTGGGCACAGTGGTTGCCATCTCTGGCTCTGCACAACAACACGGTTCTGTTTACTGGTCAAAACACGGCATTGCGGCTCTACAAAATCTCGATTCCAATAAGTTTCTGCATGCACAAGTTGATGATTCGGCTTTTGTGGTGAATCGCACTCCCATCTGGATGGATGCATCCACATCGAAGCAGTGTTTGGAAATGGAAACGGCCATTGGCGGCATGTCCAAAATGGTTGAGCTGACAGGTTCGAAATGCTATGAACGCTTCACGGGACCACAAATACGAAAGATCTATCAACAACGCACGCATGCTTATGAGGATGCCAAACGAATCTCTTTGGTTAGCAGTTTTTTAGCTTCGCTATTTCTGGGCAAAGTGGCGCCAATTGATTATGCCGATGGATCGGGCATGAATCTGTTGGATATACGCAAAAAGACCTGGTCTAAGGCTTGCCTCAATGCCTGTGCTCCTGACCTAGAGGAACGCCTGTGCGAACCAGTCAGTGGCTTCACAATTCTTGGCAAGGTGTCCGACTATTTTGTACAACGTTTTTGCTTCTCTGAAAATTGTCAAGTTGTCGCCTGCACTGGAGATAATCCATCGGCGCTGGCCGGCATGATTGTCGATCAGAATTGGCTCAGTGTCTCTCTCGGCACCAGCGACACACTAATGATGAGTCTGATAGAGCCACCAAATTTGGAGCAGGGCCATGTGCTGTGTCATCCAACCGAAATACAGCAATACATGGGTCTGTTATG TTTTAGAAATGGTTCTTTGGTGCGCGAAGCGATGAACAAATCGGAGACTAACGGCAATTGGGAGAAGTTCAATGAGTTGCTGGAGTCGACACCTCGTGGCAATTTTGGCAACATGGCTATTCACTTTGATGAAATGGAAATCATACCGAAGGCAAAAGGAACGCTGCGCTGGAACAAAGATATTGACATCAATTCCGCAGATGCCAAAAAGGGTGTACTCAA aTTCAGCTCGCCTCAAATCGAAATACGTGCGCTAATTGAGGGACAGATGCTGCATCATCGCGCCATTGCCGAGGATATGGGCTTTCTTTTTGGCAGCGAATCCAAAATTCTTGCCACAGGCGGTGCGTCGGTCAACAAATCTATACTGCAAGTCATTGCTGACGTCTTCAATGCACCCGTTTATCAACAG ACTGAGAGTGAGGCTGCACTCGTGGGAGCTGCTTATCGCGCAGCGTATGCCTGCTATATTAGTGCTAATGACACGAAAGATATTAAAAGCTATCGCGACTATATTCTAAGTCTTACGCCAAACCTCCTAAAACTTGTCTGCGAACCAAACAAGGACAGTGAGTCCATATATGTGCCTATGCTGCAGCGATATCGGGACATGGCTTCAATCTTAGAGAGCCAATAA
- the LOC117575045 gene encoding ER membrane protein complex subunit 2, with amino-acid sequence MSLNYEEMSWSDVRDQFRKWREESGRHSDEVVQLWVAVLEDKVQKTGNERHLILEQVIVAALDTARFDIATKCTKQLNEEFPGSLRVMKFKAMRLEALEQYDSAIEVLDAIIEKDETNAAPRKRKIAIMKARGLRLDAIKELNAYLKKFMSDQEAWQELCNLYMGEGEYGKAAFCMEEVLLHNPHSHLIHQRLAEIRYTMGGLENIEIARTYYSQAIKLNPHNLRALYGLFLCCSYLANSKAVSSKRKESQKLAQWALEQASIHTANHTTIKNNEKLIASLDSAFGGLEIKSN; translated from the exons ATGTCGTTAAACTACGAAGAAATGAGTTGGTCAG ATGTGCGGGATCAGTTCAGGAAATGGCGCGAGGAGTCTGGGCGACACAGCGATGAGGTGGTTCAGTTGTGGGTGGCAGTACTGGAGGACAAAGTCCAAAAGACCGGTAATGAACGGCATTTGATACTAGAGCAAGTCATTGTGGCTGCCTTGGACACTGCACGCTTCGACATTGCCACAAAGTGCACAAAGCAACTGAACGAAGAGTTTCCCGGAAGCCTGCGTGTGATGAAGTTCAAGGCAATGCGATTGGAGGCACTCGAACAGTACGATTCAGCCATCGAAGTGCTGGATGCCATCATTGAGAAGGATGAGACAAATGCAGCGCCACGCAAACGAAAGATTGCTATAATGAAGGCGCGAGGATTGCGCTTGGATGCCATCAAAGAACTGAATGCCTATTTGAAAAA ATTCATGTCGGACCAGGAGGCGTGGCAGGAGCTGTGTAACTTGTACATGGGCGAGGGTGAATATGGCAAGGCAGCATTCTGCATGGAGGAAGTACTGCTACACAATCCCCACAGTCATCTGATACATCAACGTCTGGCCGAGATCCGTTACACTATG GGTGGCTTGGAAAACATTGAAATCGCTCGCACTTATTACTCGCAGGCCATCAAACTCAATCCACACAATTTACGTGCACTCTATGGTCTCTTTTTGTGCTGCAGTTATTTGGCCAACTCGAAGGCAGTGAGTTCGAAGCGCAAGGAGTCTCAGAAGCTCGCTCAATGGGCCTTGGAGCAGGCTTCGATTCATACTGCCAACCACACAACGATCAAGAATAATGAGAAATTAATAGCATCGCTGGATTCTGCTTTCGGTGGTTTGGAGATCAAGTCGAATTGA
- the LOC117575044 gene encoding uncharacterized protein LOC117575044 isoform X1 — translation MSEASTSGRSHSEDLSSNNCRLQEVLKTCANIQSLESLYPCPQPDSDFNDVYFTTPTVEDKMISPNPYSLSGFISNSSCATSEDAFTDIVLEDDNRISLAYENLCTIPRRLADKFAAQTKFLDLSHNNFQNLKFLSFFEDLHTLILDRNGNLDVNTLPYLPNLKILWINNCDICNITDWIHRIERRCPALEQLSCMGNPGIQTVFKNHGPASADAYARDYILQVLPNLKYLDGVPRYGYGEQDHTMENGRRTAASSSCASMAGHGQESTSTSEKPHRGSKGASPTLSFKEFFRVKPAKKLHTRNGNGSSTN, via the exons ATGTCTGAAGCATCAACATCTGGACGATCACACTCGGAAGACCTTTCTAG caacaactgtcGTCTGCAAGAGGTGCTGAAAACGTGTGCCAACATTCAGTCACTGGAATCGCTTTATCCGTGTCCGCAACCCGATAGCGACTTTAACGACGTGTACTTCACTACGCCGACTGTGGAGGACAAGATGATCTCACCCAATCCGTATTCGCTGAGTGGATTCATATCCAACAGCAGCTGTGCGACCAGCGAAGATGCCTTCACCGATATTGTGCTGGAGGATGACAATCGCATCTCGTTGGCCTATGAAAATCTATGCACAATTCCAAGACGATTGGCGGACAAGTTTGCTGCACAGACCAAGTTCCTTGATTTGAGTCACAACAATTTTCAGAACCTCaagtttctttctttctttgagGATCTGCATACGCTCATCCTGGATCGCAATGGTAATTTAGATGTGAACACACTTCCCTACCTGCCCAACCTTAAAATATTGTG GATAAACAATTGTGATATTTGCAACATCACCGATTGGATACATCGCATAGAGCGACGCTGTCCGGCACTGGAGCAGCTTTCCTGCATGGGCAATCCGGGTATTCAAACCGTATTCAAAAATCACGGTCCCGCCTCAGCTGATGCCTATGCTCGCGACTATATACTCCAAGTGCTGCCCAATCTCAAGTATCTGGACGGTGTACCGCGTTATGGTTACGGCGAGCAAGATCACACCATGGAAAATGGACGTCGAACTGCCGCCTCATCCTCATGTGCGTCCATGGCTGGACACGGACAAGAGTCCACGAGCACCTCGGAGAAGCCACACAGAGGCAGCAAAGGTGCATCGCCCACGCTCAGCTTTAAGGAATTCTTTCGAGTGAAGCCGGCAAAGAAGTTGCACACTCGCAATGGCAATGGTTCGTCCACCAACTAA
- the LOC117575044 gene encoding leucine-rich melanocyte differentiation-associated protein-like isoform X2: MISPNPYSLSGFISNSSCATSEDAFTDIVLEDDNRISLAYENLCTIPRRLADKFAAQTKFLDLSHNNFQNLKFLSFFEDLHTLILDRNGNLDVNTLPYLPNLKILWINNCDICNITDWIHRIERRCPALEQLSCMGNPGIQTVFKNHGPASADAYARDYILQVLPNLKYLDGVPRYGYGEQDHTMENGRRTAASSSCASMAGHGQESTSTSEKPHRGSKGASPTLSFKEFFRVKPAKKLHTRNGNGSSTN; the protein is encoded by the exons ATGATCTCACCCAATCCGTATTCGCTGAGTGGATTCATATCCAACAGCAGCTGTGCGACCAGCGAAGATGCCTTCACCGATATTGTGCTGGAGGATGACAATCGCATCTCGTTGGCCTATGAAAATCTATGCACAATTCCAAGACGATTGGCGGACAAGTTTGCTGCACAGACCAAGTTCCTTGATTTGAGTCACAACAATTTTCAGAACCTCaagtttctttctttctttgagGATCTGCATACGCTCATCCTGGATCGCAATGGTAATTTAGATGTGAACACACTTCCCTACCTGCCCAACCTTAAAATATTGTG GATAAACAATTGTGATATTTGCAACATCACCGATTGGATACATCGCATAGAGCGACGCTGTCCGGCACTGGAGCAGCTTTCCTGCATGGGCAATCCGGGTATTCAAACCGTATTCAAAAATCACGGTCCCGCCTCAGCTGATGCCTATGCTCGCGACTATATACTCCAAGTGCTGCCCAATCTCAAGTATCTGGACGGTGTACCGCGTTATGGTTACGGCGAGCAAGATCACACCATGGAAAATGGACGTCGAACTGCCGCCTCATCCTCATGTGCGTCCATGGCTGGACACGGACAAGAGTCCACGAGCACCTCGGAGAAGCCACACAGAGGCAGCAAAGGTGCATCGCCCACGCTCAGCTTTAAGGAATTCTTTCGAGTGAAGCCGGCAAAGAAGTTGCACACTCGCAATGGCAATGGTTCGTCCACCAACTAA
- the LOC117575686 gene encoding uncharacterized protein LOC117575686 has protein sequence MTGSVHDPKWSLERRESSGHLVWRKESPSSKVRFRFDVEVLEFEKHPNEELDHTDDHFSITNLSTTVALCATCVAVVAASVFLPWYLMEKVGSL, from the exons ATGACTGGATCAG tTCACGATCCGAAATGGAGCTTGGAGAGGCGAGAATCTTCTGGACATTTGGTCTGGCGCAAGGAGTCGCCATCGTCAAAGGTTCGTTTTCGATTTGACGTTGAAGTGTTGGAATTCGAAAAGCATCCCAACGAAGAGCTTGATCACACAGACGATCACTTCTCGATTACAAACCTATCAACCACAGTTGCTCTCTGTGCCACATGCGTAGCCGTTGTGGCAGCATCCGTATTCCTGCCCTGGTACCTTATGGAGAAGGTCGGTTCGCTGTGA
- the LOC117576402 gene encoding uncharacterized protein LOC117576402, translating to MEFKQENYYNSEERIWYGKPERTYFSKDQSIGEIIFREMKRHPKLIAQISDTENTILTRQELLLNSMRVASFMRKMGMVQTDIVGIIARNTTHMFAVAYGCFFNGIAFHSLNISYEESTIGKLFDITKPRLIFCDGDDYQKVKAATAHQNVMIVTMRNHHKDSISIDEVLAATVEDDFKPARLEQGINQTLAILCSSGTTGTPKAVTINNSHKIFNYCPLTTDDVQYTHSTLDWVTGLLTTVTSGVYSTTRVIADNPFDPARLLRAIEKYQITWLLQPPSQIAMIANCKEFDEANLQSIRCYMYGGGRTSIESQNSIRSRLQTDCMNMAYGFTELGTMVCMNDNFDQKPNSAGHVVEGFKLKILNEQNETLGPNEVGEICVNNGQHWSGYYGNPEETMKIKDSEGWFHSGDLGYVDDDGYLYVIERKKDMLKYQNIMYYPNEIEQIISQMPDVADVCVFGVWNQFNGDEAAAAVVKKPGSQIHAQDVVDFVQRHTDAKYKQLNGGAVIVDELVRSANGKTNRLGTKAYFLDIKDRN from the exons ATGGAGTTCAAGCAAGAAAATTACTACAACTCAGAGGAAAGGATTTGGTATGGCAAACCTGAACGTACATATTTCTCAAAGGACCAATCTATCGGCGAAATTATTTTTCGCGAGATGAAACGTCATCCTAAACTCATAGCTCAA ATTTCAGATAccgaaaatacaattttaacgCGTCAGGAACTTTTGTTGAACTCAATGCGAGTGGCCAGTTTTATGAGGAAAATGGGCATGGTTCAGACGGATATTGTGGGAATAATAGCGAGAAATACAACGCATATGTTTGCCGTAGCTTACGGTTGCTTTTTCAATGGTATTGCCTTCCATTCGCTTAACATAAGTTACGAGGAGTCAACAATTGGGAAACTTTTTGATATCACAAAACCACGTCTGATATTCTGTGATGGTGATGATTACCAAAAAGTAAAGGCAGCTACGGCACATCAGAATGTGATGATTGTAACAATGAGAAATCATCACAAGGACTCTATAAGCATCGACGAAGTGCTGGCCGCAACTGTCGAAGATGACTTCAAGCCAGCTCGCTTGGAACAAGGCATTAATCAGACCCTAGCCATACTCTGTTCTTCGGGTACAACGGGAACACCAAAAGCAGTGACAATTAACAACAGTCACAAGATTTTTAACTACTGCCC TTTGACCACTGATGATGTTCAGTACACTCACAGTACCTTGGACTGGGTCACTGGACTCTTGACAACAGTCACTTCAGGAGTATACAGCACAACGAGAGTTATTGCTGACAATCCCTTTGATCCTGCACGTCTGTTGCGGGCCATTGAAAAATATCAGATCACCTGGTTACTTCAGCCGCCCTCTCAGATTGCAATGATAGCCAATTGTAAGGAATTTGATGAAGCCAATTTGCAGAGTATTCGATGCTATATGTACGGAGGTGGTCGGACTTCCATTGAATCACAAAATTCTATTAGAAGTCGCCTACAAACTGACTGCATGAACATGGCATATGGTTTTACGGAATTAGGAACTATGGTTTGCATGAATGACAATTTCGATCAGAAACCTAACTCAGCAGGTCACGTAGTGGAAGGCTTTAAGCTAAAGATTCTCAACGAACAGAACGAGACACTCGGTCCGAATGAGGTGGGAGAGATTTGTGTAAACAATGGTCAACATTGGTCAGGATACTATGGCAATCCAGAGGAgacaatgaaaattaaagattCTGAGGGATGGTTTCACAGTGGAGACTTGGGATATGTGGACGACGATGGTTACCTCTATGTTATTGAACGCAAGAAGGATATGCTCAAGTACCAGAACATCATGTATTACCCCAACGAGATCGAACAAATTATTTCCCAAATGCCCGACGTAGCCGATGTTTGTGTATTTGGTGTCTGGAATCAATTCAACGGAGATGAGGCGGCAGCTGCTGTGGTAAAGAAACCTGGCTCCCAAATACACGCTCAGGATGTGGTGGATTTTGTACAACGCCACACAGATGCCAAGTACAAGCAATTGAATGGTGGTGCTGTCATTGTGGATGAGTTGGTGCGCAGtgccaatggcaaaacaaATCGACTAGGCACAAAGGCCTATTTCCTTGATATTAAGGATAGAAACTAA